CAAATTATTTTGTGAGCCCCTTAACGGTGCAGCCGCGCGAATGGCGCCTCCCGCCGCGGGAAGGGGGACAGGCCCTTTTGGTAGAGGGGCTGTCCCTTTCCCTTCTCGAGATGGAGGCGAGGTCGCGCTTATAGATCTTTCCCTGTCACCACTTCCGCTTCGCGAGTTCCTCCGCGTAGAACTTCTGGTAAAGAATCTCCCATTCCCTGCTTCCCGGGACCTTCGCGTGACTGTAGGAGGAAAGCTTCGTCCGCACCGCCGAGTCTACCTGTTCGAGAACGGAAAAGAAGCCGCCGATCGCGCCCTTGATGCAGTCAAGTGCCAGCCTCTCATCGGAGAAGTCGGCGAGATCGTCGCGCCACAGCTTGTCATACACCTTGTGCGCCAGATGGGAAATGCGGTCTTCCGAGATATGCATGCCTGCTCTCCATTGTGCAGATAAGTTAAATGAAGGTCCGCCTACAGAACTATCTTCCGGTCCTTGGCGAGCTTTTCCTTTATCATCCTGAGCATCTTGTGCCGGTCGATCTCCTGGGCGCCCCCCATCCCCCTGAGGGTCTTCTCCAGGAGGTCCTCGGCGTCGCGCTCGAGCGCCTCTTCCGCCTTCAGATCGGCACTGATCGCACCGCGCACGGCGGCAAGGAGAACACCCCTCTCCTTTTTCGCCGTCATTACCCCTTCACGCTCCAGATCGCCCAGCACTTTCTCCGCCAGGCGCGCCACCTGTTCATCCTTGAGACGCATCTTTACCCTCCCGGAAGCTCGATTTGGCGCATTGTACGTTAATGGCGGCAAAAAGCAATACGAAGGAAGCGTTGACCGGCGTGAGCGCTCCTGCTATCCTTGGCGCCGCCTGTGATGCCCGGGTGCAGCGCCGGAATCGCGTAGGGGTGGACAATCGCCGGAAGGAGATCGCGCAATGCTGATCGTAATGGGATACCAAGCCAGGAAGGAAGAGATTGCCGCCGTCATAAAGGCGATCGAGTGCATGGGACTGCGGGCGGAGCCGATTCCGGGCGGGGAGCGCACCGCCATCGGGGTCCTCGGCAACACGGGGTATGTGGACGACAGCACGGTGCGCGATCTGCCGGGGGTACAGGAGGTCATTCACGTCTCCAAGCCGTACAAGCTCGTGTCGCGCGCCTTCCATCCGGAGTGCAGCGTCGTGACGGTGGGAAATGTGCGGATCGGCTCCGGCGAGCGCCCGGTGGTGACGGCGGGGCCGTGCGCCGTGGAGAGCGAGGAGCAGATCATGCGCACCGCCCGCGCGGTGAAAAAGGCCGGAGCAGATCTTCTGCGGGGAGGCGCCTTCAAGCCGCGCACCGGCCCCCATACCTTCCAGGGGCTGAAGGAGGAAGGGCTGAAGCTGTTGGCCGCGGCGGGACGGGAGACGGGGCTTGCCGTGGTGACCGAGGTGATGTCTCCGGAGACGGTGGGGATTGTCGCCGAGCACGCCGACCTCCTCCAGGTCGGCGCCCGCAACATGCAGAACTTCGACCTCCTGAAGGAGCTCGGCAGAAGCGGGAAACCGGTTCTCCTGAAGCGCGGCATGTGCGCCACCATAGAGGAGTTCCTTGCCGCGGCGGAGTACATCCTCGCCGAGGGGAACCCCAACGTGATCCTGTGCGAGCGCGGCATCCGCACCTTCGACACGGCGACGCGCAACACCCTCGACCTCTCCGCCATCCCGCTCATAAAGGAGCTCTCCCACCTGCCGATCATGGCCGACCCTTCGCACGCCACCGGGAAGAGGAGCCTCGTGCGCCCGATGGCAAAAGCGGCGCTCGTTGCCGGTGCGGACGGGATCCTCGTGGAGGTGCATCCGGAGCCGGAAAAGGCCCTCTCCGACGGCCCGCAGTCCCTTACCTGCGAGGACTTCGAGGCCCTTATGAACGAGCTTAAGCCGCTCTACAACTATCTGGGATTTTAAGAAAAAAGCCCCTTGATTCGCCGGGGCGGCTGGGCTATTATGCGGGCAGTTCTTCTCTCTACCCTGCATCGTCAGGTTGTAACGCCCCTGCGGAATAATTGTAAAAACGGGCGACGTTTCAAACCGTGGTGAGCTGCCCCATTGCGCGGGAATTGCCTAAAGCGGTCCATCGAAGCCCACCTACTGGGAACTCGCTGTGAGGCCCCCAAACCGACGGCAGAGTGGAGAGATTTGATATTGAGGGGACCGGAAACGGTCCCCTTTTTTTGTGTTGCAGGGCGCGGGTGAAGGGCGTATCAATTAAGTGGAACCCGGCACAGGACCGGCTTTTTCTGATCCTTTCCGGGCTCCTGGTGCCCGCAGTGAGGACGCGCCTCCAGCATGAGGGGCGCCCCGTTTAAGGACACCGGGGGGATGGCTCATGACCCCGCACTTTATCCCCGCCCTGGTGAACGGCGATTTTCAGGACCCCGGGCTCTATCTCGACTTTCTCTTCGCGCGCCGCGCCATACTCTTCGACCTCGGCGATCTCGCCCCCCTCTCGGCAAAAAAACTCCTGCGCATAAGCGACGTCTGCGTCTCCCACACCCACATCGACCACTTCAACGGCTTTGACCGTCTCCTGCGCATCTGCCTCGGGCGCGACAAGGGGATGCGGCTCTTCGGCCCCCCGCACTTTCTGCGCCAGCTCGAAAGCAGGCTCGCATCGTACAGCTGGAACCTGATCGCCAGCTACCCCACCGAATTCATCATAACCGCGGCAGAAGCCGCCCCCGACGGAACGATCCGGAGCGCCGTCTTCTCGTCGCGCAAAGCCTTCGCCCGCGAGTCGGAGGAGGAGCGGAGCGCCCTGGACGGGATTCTCCTGGACGAGGAGAACCTGAGGATCCGGTACGCCTTCCTGGAGCACAACACCACCACGCTCGGCTTCGCACTGGAGGAGAAGGTCCATGTGAACATCATGAAGAACAAGCTGGAGGAGTTGGGGGTGCCGGTCGGCCCCTGGCTTGCGGAGCTGAAGCGTGCGGTACTTGCCGGAGCGGGTGACGATACGGTCGTGAGGGCGGTCTGGAAGGAGCGGGGCGAGGTGCGCGAGCGCCACTTTTTACTGGGGGAACTGAAGGAGAAGACCCTCTCGGTGGTGCGAGGGGAAAAGGTGGCGTACGTGACGGACGTATCGTTCTCGGAGACGAACCGGGAGAGGATTGTGGAGCTGGCACGGGGGGCGGACTACTTCTTTATCGAGGCCACTTTTCTCGACAGCGAGCGGGAGAGGGCGCACAAGCGCTGTCACCTGACAGCCCGCCAAGCAGGGGAGCTTGCCCGGGCGGCGCAGGTGGCGCGCGTCATCCCGTTTCACTTCTCTCCGAGGCACCTCGGGGAGGAAAATCTTTTGCGGCAGGAGGTGGAGGCTGCCTTTCGGGGAGAGTAACACCAGGATGAGGATGCGGAAGGTGGGACTGGAAAGGGAGCAAAAGGAAGAGTAAAGCCACCCGCCCCGCCTCCCCCGACTTGAAGGGACGGGACGGGTGACAAAGGAAGGCTAGTCGACCCTCATCGCCACGAAGAGAGAGGAGCGGCCCCGGCGCAGCAGCGCCCTCAGGTACCCCCCCTTCTTCACGGTGGAAAGAGCCTTGTTGTAGTCGGCAAGCGACCCGATCTTTATGGTGTTTATCTCCTTTATGACGTCGCCGGCTGCGATTCCGGCGCGGTCCGCCACGCCGTCCGGCTGAACCTCGGAGACCACGATTCCCCCCTCCACCAGCCGCATCCGCTCAGCCTGCTCTTTCGTCAGCTCCGATACCTTCAGCCCGAGCTTGTCCTGCGAGACCGCCACATCCTCCGTTCCCTCTCCGTCCTTCAGCTGCTCGATCGGCACCGTGAACTTCTGCTTCTTACCGTCGCGCAGGACGAGGACCGGCACCTTCTTCCCGACCGGCGTACCCGCCACGAGGCGCGGCAGCTCGTTCATCTCGTGCAC
The DNA window shown above is from Geomonas sp. RF6 and carries:
- a CDS encoding DUF507 family protein; translated protein: MHISEDRISHLAHKVYDKLWRDDLADFSDERLALDCIKGAIGGFFSVLEQVDSAVRTKLSSYSHAKVPGSREWEILYQKFYAEELAKRKW
- a CDS encoding DUF507 family protein translates to MRLKDEQVARLAEKVLGDLEREGVMTAKKERGVLLAAVRGAISADLKAEEALERDAEDLLEKTLRGMGGAQEIDRHKMLRMIKEKLAKDRKIVL
- the aroF gene encoding 3-deoxy-7-phosphoheptulonate synthase — encoded protein: MLIVMGYQARKEEIAAVIKAIECMGLRAEPIPGGERTAIGVLGNTGYVDDSTVRDLPGVQEVIHVSKPYKLVSRAFHPECSVVTVGNVRIGSGERPVVTAGPCAVESEEQIMRTARAVKKAGADLLRGGAFKPRTGPHTFQGLKEEGLKLLAAAGRETGLAVVTEVMSPETVGIVAEHADLLQVGARNMQNFDLLKELGRSGKPVLLKRGMCATIEEFLAAAEYILAEGNPNVILCERGIRTFDTATRNTLDLSAIPLIKELSHLPIMADPSHATGKRSLVRPMAKAALVAGADGILVEVHPEPEKALSDGPQSLTCEDFEALMNELKPLYNYLGF
- a CDS encoding ribonuclease Z; this translates as MTPHFIPALVNGDFQDPGLYLDFLFARRAILFDLGDLAPLSAKKLLRISDVCVSHTHIDHFNGFDRLLRICLGRDKGMRLFGPPHFLRQLESRLASYSWNLIASYPTEFIITAAEAAPDGTIRSAVFSSRKAFARESEEERSALDGILLDEENLRIRYAFLEHNTTTLGFALEEKVHVNIMKNKLEELGVPVGPWLAELKRAVLAGAGDDTVVRAVWKERGEVRERHFLLGELKEKTLSVVRGEKVAYVTDVSFSETNRERIVELARGADYFFIEATFLDSERERAHKRCHLTARQAGELARAAQVARVIPFHFSPRHLGEENLLRQEVEAAFRGE